The genomic stretch TGTTAAATTTGTGGTCGACCAAACAAATTTAGGAAGCGCGGAAAGTTTAGTAAAGGGAATTGAGAAACTTTCTACGAACGAAGAATTTTTAGTTCTATACGGAGATACAATCATTGAACAAGAGGATTTAATGAGACTAGTTAGTTCGAAAAAACCTGCTGTTTTGTTGAAAAAATTAGAAGAGACATCGAGAAATTGGATTGGTGCAAGCCTGGAAAATGGATTTGTTCAGTCGATTGGTGCTCACTATCGTGGCGACAGCATTACCCATCAATTCGCGGGATTTCGTTTTGACGAAGTTATTTTAGATGAAATCAAAAGAACGCCAGACTATTTTCCAAATGTAAAAGTAGGCGTAGGTGCTCCAAAAGAACGCTATATTGAAGCTGCTCTTCTGAAATGGATAGAGAAAACAAAATTACAGGCGATTGAATGTAGTGGCCATTTCTTTGATATTGATAAACCGTGGCATATGTTAGAAGCAAATGAGTTCATGGTGAATTATTTATGTAATGCACTTCAAGAAAACGAGCTAGCAGAAGGTGCGACGATTTCAAAACAAGCAACCATTCATGGTTATGTAAAGTTGGGTAAGAATTCATCGATTGGTGATCGAGTTGTTATTCACGGTAACTTAATTGTAGGTGACAATACAATCATTGATAACGGAGCGATTTTTAATGGCAATGCGGTAATTGGTGAACAAACAGTTATTCGTAATTACTGTATCATTTATGATGGTGTTTCAATTGGATCATATTGTATTTTCGATCATTGCGCAGAATTCCTCGGTGGGATGGTAATGGATAAAGTTTATCTATATCACTATGGAGAGTTTTATGGTGCAATTGGCAGTCATACGGATATCGGGGCTGCAACGGTTTGCGGAACATTACGCTTTGATGACGGAGAAACTGAGCATGTTGTGGGTGGGCGGAAGGAAGTACCTTTACATTTTTCAAATGCTGCTTATCTTGGTGATTATTGCAGAACTGGCGTTAATACGATTATTATGCCAGGCTGTAAAATTGGTGCTTATAGCGTGCTTGGTGCGGGTGCAATTATCGATAAAGATATCGAACAAAACAGTCTTGTTTTTGTAAAGCAAGACCTGGTCATCAAAAAGTGGAATGAAAAGAAGTACGGCTGGTAAAATTAATAGAAGAAGGTATAGAATGATGGAAAATTATTATAAATATGTGACGGCAAATCTCGAAAAGCTATATACGACACAAATTCAAAAAATGGATGAAGCTGCAACATGTATTTTTGAAGCGATTCAAAACGGAGGGCGTTTCCTTGTTACTGGTTCGGGTCACTCACATATGTTTGCAGAAGAATTTTATGTAAGAGCAGGTGGATTTGCCAAAGTTTCTCCTATTTTACCAAACGAATTCTTTTTACATGATCATCCTTTAAAAAGTACTGTGATTGAACGTGTAGAAGCTTATGCAAAAGTAATTTTTGATTTATACAAAATTACCTCAAAGGACGTAC from Arthrobacter citreus encodes the following:
- a CDS encoding NTP transferase domain-containing protein; translation: MKMVKSAVILAAGKGSKMFPFNTVRSKTVIKIAGKPLIRYNIESILDLGIEEIVVVVNEEYQREIENVLSDIKNVKFVVDQTNLGSAESLVKGIEKLSTNEEFLVLYGDTIIEQEDLMRLVSSKKPAVLLKKLEETSRNWIGASLENGFVQSIGAHYRGDSITHQFAGFRFDEVILDEIKRTPDYFPNVKVGVGAPKERYIEAALLKWIEKTKLQAIECSGHFFDIDKPWHMLEANEFMVNYLCNALQENELAEGATISKQATIHGYVKLGKNSSIGDRVVIHGNLIVGDNTIIDNGAIFNGNAVIGEQTVIRNYCIIYDGVSIGSYCIFDHCAEFLGGMVMDKVYLYHYGEFYGAIGSHTDIGAATVCGTLRFDDGETEHVVGGRKEVPLHFSNAAYLGDYCRTGVNTIIMPGCKIGAYSVLGAGAIIDKDIEQNSLVFVKQDLVIKKWNEKKYGW